One genomic segment of Thermus thermamylovorans includes these proteins:
- a CDS encoding crossover junction endodeoxyribonuclease RuvC translates to MVVLGVDPGITHLGLGVVAVEGKGTLRARLLHGEVVRTSHREAAQERVGRIHARVKEALLRFQPQALAVEEQYFYRQNELAYKVGWALGAVLVAAFEAGVPVYAYGPMQVKRALAGHGHATKEEVALMVRGMLGLKEPPGPSHLADALAIALTHAFHARLQAAKPL, encoded by the coding sequence GTGGTGGTCCTGGGGGTGGACCCTGGCATCACCCACCTGGGCCTGGGGGTGGTGGCGGTGGAGGGGAAGGGTACCCTCAGGGCCCGCCTCCTCCACGGGGAGGTGGTCCGGACCTCTCACCGGGAGGCCGCCCAGGAACGGGTGGGACGGATCCACGCCCGGGTGAAGGAGGCCCTCCTCCGCTTCCAGCCCCAGGCCCTAGCGGTGGAGGAGCAGTACTTCTACCGGCAGAACGAGCTGGCCTACAAGGTGGGCTGGGCCCTGGGGGCGGTCCTGGTGGCGGCCTTCGAGGCGGGGGTGCCGGTCTACGCCTACGGCCCCATGCAGGTGAAGCGGGCCCTGGCCGGGCACGGCCACGCCACCAAGGAGGAGGTGGCCCTCATGGTCCGGGGGATGCTGGGCCTCAAGGAGCCCCCCGGGCCCAGCCACCTGGCGGACGCCCTGGCCATCGCCCTGACCCACGCCTTCCACGCCCGGCTCCAGGCGGCCAAGCCCCTCTAG
- the ftsA gene encoding cell division protein FtsA → MIIAGLDVGTSKVTTVIGELAPDGVLDIIGEGTAPSQGLRRGVVVNLERTTEAIRQSVHQAERVAGVKVERAVVGVGGSHLKSVTSHGLAAIRRGQSISEADVERAIEQAKAYPFDGELELLHALPLEFKVDGQEGIKDPVGMAGVRLEVDVHLVAAGRGPLANLRRAVEEAGLEIEALVAQTLASGLGTLGPEEEHMTVLLLDVGGGTTEVAVFRESRLAHSTVLPLGGDHVTQDIAQLLKIPFEEAERVKRKYGAALPELADPELVLEINQEGGSLGEVPAPELARIIRPRLREILHLARQSVDEAMGPLEIRVNRVVLTGGTALLRGFDLLARQQLGLPVRLGRPQGVSGLTDVVATPAHATAVGLVRFGAALPARAAEPRRGRERKGREEREKGGGLWARIKEIFNNLF, encoded by the coding sequence ATGATCATCGCCGGACTGGACGTAGGCACCAGCAAGGTCACCACCGTGATCGGGGAGCTGGCCCCCGACGGCGTGCTGGACATCATCGGGGAAGGGACGGCCCCCTCCCAGGGCCTGAGGCGGGGGGTGGTGGTGAACCTGGAGCGCACCACCGAGGCCATCCGGCAAAGCGTCCACCAGGCGGAGCGGGTGGCGGGGGTGAAGGTGGAGCGGGCGGTGGTGGGGGTGGGAGGGTCCCACCTGAAGAGCGTGACCAGCCACGGCCTGGCGGCCATAAGGCGGGGCCAGAGCATCTCCGAGGCCGACGTGGAGCGGGCCATCGAGCAGGCCAAGGCCTACCCCTTCGACGGGGAGCTGGAGCTGCTCCACGCCCTGCCCCTGGAGTTCAAGGTGGACGGGCAGGAGGGGATCAAAGACCCCGTGGGCATGGCCGGGGTCCGCCTGGAGGTGGACGTGCACCTGGTGGCCGCGGGGCGCGGGCCTTTGGCCAACCTGCGCCGGGCGGTGGAGGAGGCGGGGCTGGAGATCGAGGCCCTGGTGGCCCAGACCCTGGCCAGCGGCCTGGGAACCCTGGGCCCGGAGGAGGAACACATGACGGTCCTCCTCCTGGACGTGGGCGGGGGCACCACCGAGGTGGCGGTTTTCCGGGAAAGCCGCCTGGCCCACTCCACCGTCCTGCCCCTGGGAGGGGACCACGTGACCCAGGACATCGCCCAGCTCCTGAAGATTCCCTTCGAGGAGGCCGAACGGGTGAAGCGCAAGTACGGGGCGGCCCTGCCCGAGTTGGCCGACCCCGAGCTGGTCCTGGAGATCAACCAGGAGGGGGGCTCCTTAGGGGAGGTGCCGGCCCCGGAGCTGGCCCGCATCATCCGGCCCCGCCTCAGGGAGATCCTGCACCTGGCCCGGCAGTCCGTGGACGAGGCCATGGGGCCCCTGGAGATCCGGGTGAACCGGGTGGTCCTCACGGGAGGGACGGCCCTCCTGCGGGGCTTCGACCTCCTGGCCCGCCAGCAGCTGGGCCTGCCCGTGCGCCTGGGCAGGCCTCAGGGCGTCTCCGGCCTCACCGACGTGGTGGCCACCCCCGCCCACGCCACCGCGGTGGGGCTCGTGCGCTTCGGCGCCGCCCTTCCGGCCCGCGCGGCAGAGCCCCGCCGCGGCCGGGAGCGCAAGGGGCGGGAGGAGCGGGAAAAGGGCGGAGGGCTTTGGGCCCGCATCAAGGAGATCTTCAACAACCTGTTCTAG
- a CDS encoding UDP-N-acetylmuramate dehydrogenase: protein MRVERVLLKDHTTLGVGGPAELWTVETREELRRATEAPYRVLGNGSNLLVRDEGVPERVIRLAGEFQAYDLRGWVGAGALLPLLVQEAARAGLSGLEGLLGIPAQVGGAVRMNAGTRFGEMADALEAVEVYHEGRFQVYLPEELGFGYRTSRLPPGGIVTRVRLRLRERPLEEIQRRLAEVDAARKGQPKRKSAGCAFKNPPGQSAGRLIDEGGFKGLRVGDAMVSPEHGNFIVNLGRATAKDVLELLRRIQEELPLELEWEVWP, encoded by the coding sequence ATGAGGGTTGAACGGGTGCTCCTCAAGGACCACACCACCCTGGGGGTGGGGGGCCCGGCGGAGCTTTGGACGGTGGAGACCCGGGAGGAGCTCCGGAGGGCCACCGAGGCCCCCTACCGGGTCCTGGGGAACGGCTCCAACCTCCTGGTCCGGGACGAGGGGGTGCCGGAGCGGGTGATCCGGCTGGCCGGGGAGTTCCAGGCCTACGACCTCAGGGGCTGGGTGGGGGCGGGGGCCCTCCTGCCCCTGCTGGTGCAGGAGGCCGCCCGGGCGGGGCTTTCCGGCCTGGAGGGCCTCCTGGGCATCCCCGCCCAGGTGGGAGGGGCGGTGCGGATGAACGCGGGCACCCGCTTCGGGGAGATGGCGGACGCCCTGGAGGCGGTGGAGGTCTACCACGAGGGCCGCTTCCAGGTCTACCTCCCCGAGGAGCTGGGCTTCGGCTACCGCACGAGCCGGCTTCCCCCGGGGGGCATCGTGACCCGGGTGCGCCTGCGGCTCCGGGAGCGCCCCCTGGAGGAGATCCAAAGGCGCCTGGCCGAGGTGGACGCTGCCCGCAAAGGCCAGCCCAAGCGGAAGAGCGCCGGCTGCGCCTTCAAAAACCCCCCGGGGCAGTCGGCGGGCAGGCTCATCGACGAGGGGGGCTTCAAGGGCCTCCGGGTGGGGGACGCCATGGTCTCCCCCGAGCACGGCAACTTCATCGTCAACCTGGGCCGGGCCACGGCCAAGGACGTTCTGGAGCTCCTCAGGCGCATCCAGGAGGAGCTTCCCCTGGAGCTGGAGTGGGAGGTCTGGCCGTGA
- the ftsZ gene encoding cell division protein FtsZ codes for MEGAVIKVIGLGGAGNNAVNRMIEAGLTGVEFIAANTDAQVLAKSLADTRIQLGERLTRGLGAGANPEIGEKAALEAEDLIAEALEGADLAFLTAGMGGGTGTGSAPIVAEIAKRVGALTVAVVTRPFSFEGPKRLKAAEEGIRRLKERVDAMVVVQNDRLLQAVDKKMSLKDAFLIADRVLYHGVKGITDVINLPGLINVDFADVKALLEGAGQVLMGIGAGRGENRVEEAAKSATQSPLLERSIEGARRLLLNVVGSEDLSLMEAAEVVERVQAATGHEEVDILYGVTYDERAQDELRVILIAAGFGEATVMPRPTRPLDFPAHPDPYNFDIPAFIRYGDGDYPPRRGN; via the coding sequence ATGGAGGGAGCCGTCATCAAGGTGATCGGTCTGGGAGGGGCGGGGAACAACGCGGTGAACCGCATGATCGAGGCGGGCCTGACGGGGGTGGAGTTCATCGCCGCCAACACCGACGCCCAGGTGCTGGCCAAGAGCCTGGCCGACACCCGCATCCAGCTGGGGGAAAGGCTCACCCGGGGCCTGGGGGCGGGGGCCAACCCCGAGATCGGGGAGAAGGCGGCCCTCGAGGCCGAGGACCTCATCGCCGAGGCCCTGGAGGGGGCCGACCTGGCCTTCCTCACCGCGGGCATGGGGGGCGGGACGGGGACGGGAAGCGCCCCCATCGTGGCGGAGATCGCCAAACGCGTGGGGGCCCTCACCGTGGCCGTGGTCACCCGCCCCTTCAGCTTCGAGGGCCCCAAGCGCCTCAAGGCGGCGGAGGAGGGCATAAGGCGGCTCAAGGAGCGGGTGGACGCCATGGTGGTGGTGCAGAACGACCGCCTCCTCCAGGCGGTGGACAAGAAGATGAGCCTCAAGGACGCCTTCCTCATCGCCGACCGGGTGCTCTACCACGGGGTAAAGGGCATCACCGACGTGATCAACCTCCCCGGGCTCATCAACGTGGACTTCGCCGACGTGAAGGCCCTCCTGGAAGGGGCGGGCCAGGTGCTCATGGGCATCGGGGCGGGCCGGGGGGAGAACCGGGTGGAGGAGGCGGCCAAGAGCGCCACGCAAAGCCCCCTTCTGGAGCGCTCCATCGAGGGGGCCAGGCGGCTTCTCCTCAACGTGGTGGGCTCCGAGGACCTCTCCCTCATGGAGGCCGCCGAGGTGGTGGAGCGGGTGCAGGCGGCCACGGGCCACGAGGAGGTGGACATCCTCTACGGGGTCACCTACGACGAGAGGGCCCAGGACGAGCTCCGGGTGATCCTGATCGCCGCCGGCTTCGGGGAGGCCACGGTGATGCCCCGGCCCACCCGCCCCCTGGACTTCCCCGCCCACCCCGACCCCTACAACTTCGACATCCCCGCCTTCATCCGCTACGGGGACGGGGACTACCCGCCCCGCCGGGGCAACTGA
- a CDS encoding FtsQ-type POTRA domain-containing protein, which produces MGSMKALLALLLATLYVASRVAFPLEEVEAVGLVHLEAEPLLLQARLLPGEPWLWVGPGRLAPLGQNPWIAEARLEKPRPGAARLWVRERRPFLPLPDGSALAEDGTLLPGGGPLAPGPRVEGKGPLPKEALLALARAYPEAQRLRYTPAGLWVDLPEGTLFAPEPGLLLEYAQAVRPKGEVYLYAWGVSVRP; this is translated from the coding sequence ATGGGGAGCATGAAGGCCCTGCTGGCCCTCCTCCTGGCCACCCTTTACGTGGCCAGCCGGGTGGCCTTCCCCCTGGAGGAGGTGGAAGCGGTGGGGCTGGTCCACCTGGAAGCGGAGCCCCTCCTCCTCCAGGCCCGCCTCCTGCCGGGGGAGCCTTGGCTCTGGGTAGGGCCCGGGCGGCTTGCCCCCCTGGGGCAAAACCCCTGGATCGCCGAGGCCCGCCTGGAGAAGCCCCGGCCGGGGGCGGCGCGCCTTTGGGTGCGGGAGCGGAGGCCCTTCCTCCCCCTCCCTGACGGAAGCGCCCTGGCGGAGGACGGCACCCTGCTGCCGGGAGGAGGCCCCCTGGCCCCGGGACCCCGGGTGGAGGGCAAGGGGCCCCTCCCCAAGGAGGCCCTCCTGGCCCTGGCCCGGGCCTACCCGGAGGCCCAGCGGCTCCGCTACACCCCAGCGGGCCTCTGGGTGGACCTCCCGGAAGGGACCCTCTTCGCCCCGGAACCCGGGCTTCTGCTAGAGTATGCCCAAGCTGTGCGCCCGAAGGGCGAGGTCTACCTGTATGCTTGGGGGGTGAGCGTGCGCCCATGA